The sequence below is a genomic window from Anaerolineae bacterium.
CTGGAACTGGTGGACGATAACCCGCTGCAAAAGCGTCTGTTTGTGCCCTTCGCCTATGCCGCTGTATACGTCCTGATCCTAGGCGTGGTGTTGCAGCGGGGATAAGGCGCCCGCCGCTCTTATCCACGATAATGTGAAATGCGTTTGATCAGCACCCTGAAGACCGGTTGTACTGACGCCCCCTGTTGCCACCCAGCTCAAGGCTCATCGGGCGATCTTTGCGTACCTTGAAGCCTGGACCAACCGCCAGCGGCTACACCCGTCCCCGGCCTATGGAGGCAAGCGGTAAGTGACAGGAAGAAAGCCGGGAGACTGCCTGTAGCTATGTCTGGCGCGGTATCCGTCACAGGCCATACAACACAGGCAGGGGCAGTTTGGGGTTATAATCGGTAGCATATCTGTGCCCTGTACAGGGTGAGAGCGCCCTTGCTGACCAGACAGGATCGACCGTGCCCCCACGAACCATCATTGTCATGGAAGGCGACGAGACCGGCCAGGAGTTGCTGGAAGAAGCGCTGCGCGTCCTCGATCCGGCGGTGACCCGCTGCGATCTGCACTTTGAGCGCCACGATCTTTCGCTGGGAAAGCGGCGGGCCACCGCCAACGGCGTCGTCCGCCAGGCGGCGGAACGGCTCAAGGAAACCGGCCTGGGGATTAAGGCGGCGACGATCACGCCCGGCGACCCGGACGACGTGGGCAGCCCCAACGCCCTGCTGCGCGATCTGATCGGCGCGCAGGTGATCCTGCGCACCGGGCGGCGCATCCCCTCCGTGCGGCCAATCGCCGGCATCCACGCGCCAATTGCGGTGGTGCGTATGGCGGTCGAGGACGCCTATAACGCCAAAGAGTGGCGGGAAGGCTCCGGCCTGGACGAGGTCGCCTACAGCACCCGCTACATCACCCGCCGCACCTGCCGCGCTGTGGCCGAGTTCGCCTTCCGCTACGCCCGGCGCACCGGCAGCAAAGTCTTCGGCGGGCCGAAGTACACCGTCAGCCCGATCTATGAGGGCATGTTCAAAGAGGAGATGGACCGCGCTGCCGCCAGGTACAGCGACGTGCGTTATGACCCGCAGCTCATCGACGCCACGTATGC
It includes:
- a CDS encoding isocitrate dehydrogenase: MPPRTIIVMEGDETGQELLEEALRVLDPAVTRCDLHFERHDLSLGKRRATANGVVRQAAERLKETGLGIKAATITPGDPDDVGSPNALLRDLIGAQVILRTGRRIPSVRPIAGIHAPIAVVRMAVEDAYNAKEWREGSGLDEVAYSTRYITRRTCRAVAEFAFRYARRTGSKVFGGPKYTVSPIYEGMFKEEMDRAAARYSDVRYDPQLIDATYALLLEATGEPLVIPALNRDGDTLSDLVLKMFGTIAGAESVVFSLDDEFEVRIALTEAPHGTAPSLQGKNVANPMAMILAGAALLRYVGTPEATAASRAIYEATLEAVYDGVRTADLGGQTSTTDFTDEVIRRVKGKLDVWEALG